The following is a genomic window from Verrucosispora sp. WMMD573.
TGTAACCGCCGTAGAAGACGAAGTCGGCGTTCGCCGCCTTGATCTTCGAGATGGTGGCGTCGAACTGCGCCTGCCGCTCCTGGATCTTGTCGCTGGCGGCGATCGTGGCGCCCAGGTTCTTGGTCAGCTCGGCGGTGATGCCGGCACCGTAGGCGCTGGCGTCGTCGATCAGGAAGACCCGCTGCGCGTTCTGCGACTTCAGGTAGGTCGCCACGGCGCCCGCCTGGGTGCCGTCGTTGCCGACCACCCGGAAGAAGGACTTGTTGCCCTTCTGGGTCAGGTCGGTCCGGGTCGCCGACGGGGCGACCATCACCAGACCGGCGGCCTCGTAGACCGGCATGGTGGCGTCCGACTCACCGGAGAAGTGACCGCCGATGACACCCAGGAACGAGGCGTCACCCGCGACCTGGTTCGCCACCGGGGTGGCCTGCGCCGGGTCACCCTGCGTGTCGAACTCGACCATCTCGATCTGGCAGTCGGCGTTCGCGTCGTTGTGCTGCTTGATCGCGAGCTTGGCGCCGTTAAGCGACGGCAGCACCAGACCCGCGTTGTCACCACTGAACGCACCGAAAATGGCGATCTTGCCACCGCAGTCCCCGGACGCGGTGTCATCGCCGTTGCTGCCACCGGTGTCCTGGCAACCCGCGGCGGCCACCAGCACCGCGGCGAGCGCGGCAGTACCCAGCGCCCTTGAATAGCTTCGCCTCACGGCTTCCTGACCTCCTCCAGAAGCAGGACAGACACCTGGTCCGGGCAGCGGCGACGGCTGTGGCGCGGCACCACCGGCCCAGCAAGGAGACCCCCTGCGTTACGGCTCGTGATGGCGGAGCGTACCCACACTCCTACGGTCTCGGAAGAGTCAGAGGCGGGGTCTGCGAAACCGTTACGAAGACGACCCCGAATGCCGCCACTCCCGTAACAGGTCAATCCGCTGACCGGTGGTTGAGCGGCTGCCCGTCCGCCAGCCGGGACAGCATCGATCGCCGCAACCGACCTGGACCGACAGGCGAACTCCCCACCCGGAAGACATGCCGTGGGCAGCCGAAGCAACTACAGAAAGTAGCCGAACGGCTTCACTGGGACGTCGGGGCAAGCCGAGCGGTCCAGAGCGACGTGCCCGAGCCGTCGTCCACCGCCAGCCACCACCGTTGACCGTCCGCCGTCAGGCTGACGCTCCGGTCCGCCCCCACCGGTGCCGTCACCGGCAACTCGACCGTCCGCCACCGGTCGCCCCGATCCTCCGACAGCCACCCGCCGTACCGCTCACCGTCGGAGACCACGGCCATGACCCGCCCGCCCTCGGCGGCCAACCCACCGACCGAGGGCACCCCGCCGGCCACCGCACCGAACGCCCCGGCCGCTGTCCACCCCGTCGACTCCCGACGCCACGTGCCGAAGCCCCGGCCCCGCAGCCCCACCCCCACCGGCGCGCCGTCGACCAGGACCACCCGCTGCATCTCCTCGTACGCCTCGGTGCCCGGCAGCACGGTACGGCCCCAGTCACGCCCGTTCACCGACGTCCACGCCACCGGATCCCGGTCGATGCGGCCCGGGGGCAGCAGCCCACCCACCGCCAACCACCCCGACGGCCCGGACACCGCGTCGAACGCCCAGGTCACACCCTGCTCGTCGGTGGACAACTCCGGCGCGCCCTCGATCAACGTGAACTCCGCGGCGTCCGGCGAGACCCAGGCCGCCGCACCGCTGGCCCGGTTGCCGACGATCAGCCAGCCGGCGGGACCGGCCGCCAACCGGGACACGTTCACCGCCTTCGGCCCGCCGTACAGCTCGAACGACGCCGCCACCTCCACCAGCGTGCCGTCCCCACGCTGCCACCAGGTGCTCACCCGCGGATTGCCGTGCGCGCCACCCACCTTGCCGCCGACTGCAGCCGCACGCCCGTCGCGGCAGGCGATCGAGAACAACACGCTCCGCCGCCCGTAATAGGAATCGGCCAGCACCGGCACCGGCGTCCACTGCGCACCGTCCGGGCTGGACCACGCCGCCGGTCGGGCGTCACCGCCCCCGTCGACAACCGCACCCGCCGCATGCCAACGACCCGCGCAGACAGCCAGATCCCGCAGCACGATCCGGCCCGGCCCGTCGGGCGACGGCAGCTGGACCCGCTGCCACACCAACGACACCGGCTCCGGCTCGTCGGTCTCACCGCCGGATGCGGGACAGCCCGCCAGCAGCACCGCGAGCAGGCCGCACACCAGGAGGAGAAAGCGACGACCACCAGAGCGCGGGGTACGCGCGAAGCACCGAACGCCCATGTGGCCAGATGCTAGCGGCGACAACGAGCCTCAGCGATGGGTGTGACCACGGCGACCCAGACGGCGCGCCCGGTCAGGAGGCCGGCTCGGCCACCTCACCGCCGGCGGTCTCGGCGAGGATCCGCTCGGAGACCTCCTTCATGGTCATCCGATGGTCCATCGCGGTGCGCTGGATCCACTTGAACGCCTGCGGCTCGCTCATGTTGTACGTGGTCATCAGCGCGCCCTTGGCCCGCTCGACGGTCTTGCGGACCTCCAGCCGGTCGGTCAGCCCGGCCACCTCGGCCTCGAGCGCGGCGATCTCCGAGTAGCGGGAGAGGGCGATTTCCACCGCCGGCACCAGGTCGCTCTTCTGGAAGGGCTTGACCAGGTACGCCATCGCGCCGGCCGCGCGAGCCCGCTCCACCAGGTCACGCTGACTGAACGCGGTCAGAATGATCACCGGGGCGATCCGGGACCCGGCGATCCGCTCGGCTGCCGCCAACCCATCCATGATCGGCAT
Proteins encoded in this region:
- a CDS encoding branched-chain amino acid ABC transporter substrate-binding protein, with product MRRSYSRALGTAALAAVLVAAAGCQDTGGSNGDDTASGDCGGKIAIFGAFSGDNAGLVLPSLNGAKLAIKQHNDANADCQIEMVEFDTQGDPAQATPVANQVAGDASFLGVIGGHFSGESDATMPVYEAAGLVMVAPSATRTDLTQKGNKSFFRVVGNDGTQAGAVATYLKSQNAQRVFLIDDASAYGAGITAELTKNLGATIAASDKIQERQAQFDATISKIKAANADFVFYGGYTREAAPLVRQMRAAGVDAKFIGPDGLYDPAFPAGASGGAEGSIITCPCLPADKAGGTFTADYQAAYGQAPGSYGAEGFDAAQIFVDAFKDGKKSRAEILEYVKGYDKQGVSKYIKFDANGDVDPSRVVIWSYEIKGTAFEPLQELKLS
- a CDS encoding response regulator; its protein translation is MAETQTDAARRRVLIAEDEALIRLDLAEMLAEEGYEVVGEAGDGEAAIRLAEELKPDLVILDIKMPIMDGLAAAERIAGSRIAPVIILTAFSQRDLVERARAAGAMAYLVKPFQKSDLVPAVEIALSRYSEIAALEAEVAGLTDRLEVRKTVERAKGALMTTYNMSEPQAFKWIQRTAMDHRMTMKEVSERILAETAGGEVAEPAS